A stretch of Aerococcus urinaehominis DNA encodes these proteins:
- a CDS encoding nicotinate-nucleotide adenylyltransferase: MASQVKIEEVAYSQSQLQHKKRQRVGILGGTFNPVHQGHLIIADQVRDKLQLDQVYLMPTNIPPHKAVDSMVTNQQRLNMLALAIADNPSLAIEDIEMERETTSYTYDTMDILTHLNPHTDYYFIIGADMIESLDQWYRIDDLIKLVNFVGVARPGYSIETDYPIMLVDTAKIDLSSSQIRQAVKAGAAIRYLVPEAVRQYIIDKELYHG; the protein is encoded by the coding sequence ATAGAAGAAGTTGCTTATAGTCAAAGTCAACTGCAACATAAAAAAAGGCAGCGGGTTGGTATTTTAGGGGGAACTTTTAACCCAGTCCACCAGGGTCATCTAATTATTGCTGACCAGGTGCGCGACAAATTGCAATTGGACCAGGTTTATCTGATGCCCACTAATATACCCCCTCATAAGGCTGTCGATAGTATGGTAACTAACCAGCAACGTTTAAACATGTTAGCCTTAGCTATTGCTGATAATCCAAGTTTGGCTATTGAGGATATTGAAATGGAGCGAGAAACCACTTCATACACCTACGATACCATGGATATTTTGACCCATCTCAATCCCCATACAGACTATTATTTTATAATTGGTGCAGATATGATTGAAAGTCTTGACCAATGGTATCGAATTGATGACCTGATTAAGCTAGTTAATTTTGTTGGGGTTGCTAGGCCGGGCTATAGTATTGAGACAGACTATCCAATTATGCTAGTCGATACAGCTAAGATTGATTTGTCTTCAAGCCAGATTAGACAAGCAGTGAAGGCGGGGGCCGCTATTCGCTACCTGGTGCCCGAAGCAGTTAGGCAATATATTATAGACAAGGAGCTCTATCATGGCTAA
- the yqeK gene encoding bis(5'-nucleosyl)-tetraphosphatase (symmetrical) YqeK: MAKYKLANISREDLVQQLEQRVKKKRFKHILRVEATAIKLAGQYGVDPEAASLAALLHDYAKEDSFDQVLVFAGHPGFDAAWQDYGSEIWHGPLAALIAQRDFEVSDMAVLQAVWGHTIGSRAMTDLAKVIYIADYIEPGRDFPGVDQARRLADQDLDQAVTFKMKRTLSHLIDQGQTIYPETLTVYNDWIATLDKEN, translated from the coding sequence ATGGCTAAATATAAATTGGCAAATATCAGTCGCGAGGATCTAGTTCAGCAATTAGAGCAAAGAGTAAAAAAGAAACGTTTTAAACATATTCTTAGGGTTGAAGCAACAGCTATTAAACTTGCTGGTCAGTATGGGGTTGATCCTGAAGCAGCATCCTTGGCAGCGCTCCTACATGATTATGCTAAGGAGGATAGTTTTGATCAAGTCTTAGTTTTTGCTGGCCATCCTGGGTTCGATGCAGCTTGGCAAGATTATGGCTCAGAAATTTGGCACGGACCGCTAGCAGCCTTGATTGCGCAACGTGATTTTGAGGTTAGTGATATGGCTGTCCTACAAGCTGTATGGGGACATACCATTGGTAGCCGAGCAATGACGGATTTAGCTAAGGTAATTTATATTGCTGATTACATTGAACCAGGACGTGATTTTCCTGGTGTAGACCAGGCTAGGCGTTTGGCTGATCAAGATCTTGACCAAGCGGTAACTTTTAAAATGAAGCGGACCCTGAGCCATCTAATTGACCAGGGTCAGACCATCTATCCAGAAACTTTAACGGTCTATAATGATTGGATAGCAACTTTAGATAAGGAGAATTAG
- the rsfS gene encoding ribosome silencing factor → MEKTSQEILEVVVRAADDKLAQDPVVLDLRGLTPVTDYFAIFSVKNERQVQAIVDGIEEALDKSACPIRQIEGKDGLKWILVDAYDVVAHVFLYSERDQYNLEKLWSDAPLVNLGEWITE, encoded by the coding sequence ATGGAGAAAACCAGTCAAGAGATATTGGAAGTGGTTGTACGCGCTGCCGATGATAAACTAGCCCAAGATCCAGTTGTTTTGGATCTAAGAGGTTTAACACCAGTCACTGACTATTTTGCTATTTTTTCAGTTAAGAATGAGCGTCAGGTACAAGCTATTGTTGATGGTATTGAGGAGGCTCTTGATAAGTCAGCTTGTCCAATCCGGCAGATAGAAGGTAAGGATGGACTTAAGTGGATTTTAGTAGATGCCTATGATGTGGTTGCCCATGTCTTTTTATATAGCGAGCGTGACCAATATAATTTAGAGAAATTATGGAGCGATGCACCACTAGTTAATTTAGGCGAGTGGATTACTGAATAA
- a CDS encoding class I SAM-dependent DNA methyltransferase — translation MAIYENFSQVYTSLFDTDLYLEWANFVDNQIRAAFDKSTDQIKLLDLACGNGSFLEQMLLKGYQQVAGLDLSADMIDLAKQKLNKYNLGLPLVVGDMASFSLSQPVDVITILCDSLCYLADWPNTKQCLASAYHSLQPGGLLIFDIHSQKKINLDFPGYSYIEEWDDLVFTWSSQQYVGPDTIEHVLNIFAKVTDQDYYQRFEEVHQERTYPIHQLEAYLNQLGFDQIKVSADFTNRLPDENSERIFFTAQKKE, via the coding sequence ATGGCTATTTATGAAAACTTTAGCCAGGTCTACACCAGTTTGTTTGATACCGACTTGTATCTTGAGTGGGCTAATTTTGTGGATAACCAGATTAGAGCAGCTTTTGATAAGTCCACTGACCAAATAAAGTTGTTAGATTTAGCCTGTGGTAACGGCAGCTTTCTCGAACAAATGCTACTTAAAGGCTACCAGCAAGTAGCGGGTTTAGACCTGTCAGCAGACATGATTGATTTAGCCAAGCAAAAGTTAAATAAATACAATCTAGGCCTTCCTTTAGTTGTCGGCGATATGGCCAGCTTTAGCCTATCACAGCCAGTTGATGTGATTACTATCTTGTGTGATTCTTTATGCTATCTCGCAGACTGGCCAAATACCAAGCAGTGTCTAGCATCAGCTTATCATTCACTGCAACCAGGTGGTTTATTGATTTTTGATATCCATAGTCAGAAAAAGATAAACTTAGATTTTCCTGGTTATAGCTATATTGAGGAATGGGATGATCTAGTCTTTACTTGGTCTAGCCAGCAATATGTTGGGCCAGACACGATTGAACATGTTTTAAATATTTTTGCCAAAGTAACTGACCAGGATTACTACCAGCGTTTTGAGGAAGTCCACCAGGAACGGACCTATCCAATTCATCAGCTCGAAGCCTATCTCAACCAGTTAGGATTTGACCAGATTAAGGTAAGTGCAGACTTTACCAATCGATTGCCTGATGAGAATAGTGAGCGGATTTTCTTTACAGCACAAAAAAAGGAGTAA
- a CDS encoding nucleotidyltransferase family protein — translation MIRVSGTIAEWNPFHNGHSYFISKARQQMTGQVLVAVMSGNYTQRGELAITHKYWRAQAGLRAGVDLVVELPVWLASQSADYFAQAAVEILASLGASELLFGTENQDFSHYQYLTEWLIAHPQSLNQGRPASQSYAMNEVQSLYQLVHNHRDLQGLEINFEGKANNLLAFAYAKANARLSHPMRLTNIWRRQAQHGDVKLASDHDISSGTAIRQALVDVPFDQGRAILSRYASPEMLKAYETGQIGPDLAAYYQDVNYLLTMQPDQLQAQLALYHPDSYQRLRHTAGQASSLAELLALSQHRSLSQVALQRQLLMLALQVTKDELTKLRQQPTPILILAASQAGRQLLKQLKKQENQPKLISRAGRDYYKSWPLIDRSERYYYKKLGLDNHDMMTRPPIFTKD, via the coding sequence GTGATTAGAGTTAGTGGAACGATTGCTGAGTGGAATCCTTTTCATAACGGGCACAGCTATTTTATCAGTAAAGCGCGCCAACAGATGACTGGCCAGGTTCTAGTAGCCGTCATGTCTGGTAATTACACCCAGCGTGGGGAATTGGCGATAACTCATAAATATTGGCGAGCTCAAGCTGGATTAAGAGCGGGAGTGGATTTGGTTGTCGAGCTACCAGTTTGGCTGGCTAGCCAGAGTGCTGACTATTTTGCCCAGGCTGCTGTTGAAATTTTAGCTAGTTTGGGTGCCAGTGAATTGTTGTTTGGCACTGAGAATCAGGATTTTTCACATTATCAGTACCTAACCGAGTGGTTAATAGCCCATCCCCAATCTCTAAACCAAGGCAGACCTGCTAGCCAATCTTATGCAATGAATGAGGTTCAGTCGCTCTATCAATTAGTCCATAATCACAGGGATTTGCAGGGCTTAGAAATTAATTTTGAGGGCAAAGCCAATAACTTACTAGCCTTTGCCTATGCTAAGGCTAATGCCCGTTTGTCACATCCTATGCGCCTGACCAATATTTGGCGGCGTCAGGCTCAGCATGGTGACGTTAAACTTGCTAGTGATCATGATATTAGTTCCGGTACCGCAATTCGTCAGGCCCTGGTGGATGTGCCCTTTGACCAGGGGAGGGCTATTCTTAGCCGGTATGCCAGTCCGGAAATGCTCAAGGCCTATGAGACTGGTCAAATAGGACCTGATTTAGCAGCCTACTATCAGGATGTCAATTACTTGTTGACGATGCAACCGGATCAGTTACAGGCTCAGCTAGCCCTATACCATCCGGATAGCTACCAGCGCTTGCGGCATACAGCTGGTCAAGCTAGCTCATTAGCTGAGTTACTGGCTTTAAGCCAGCACCGTAGTTTATCCCAAGTTGCCTTACAACGACAACTGCTGATGTTGGCCTTGCAGGTAACTAAAGATGAGCTAACTAAACTGCGCCAACAACCTACGCCAATATTAATTTTAGCTGCTAGTCAAGCAGGGCGACAGTTATTAAAGCAATTAAAAAAACAAGAGAACCAGCCCAAACTAATTAGTCGAGCGGGGCGCGACTATTATAAAAGCTGGCCCTTAATAGATCGCTCTGAGCGCTATTATTATAAAAAGCTAGGGCTCGATAACCACGATATGATGACGCGGCCGCCAATTTTTACCAAAGACTAA
- a CDS encoding YceD family protein, protein MKWSIQELRQIASDPLLISEKIDVKADLLERDSEILDISPVQVDGFLVYENHTVLVQLDLACNVTFTSTRSLSPVIVDNWQLRIRERLIEAGYQTDMIDSDDTIQLPLVNSQTVDLNEMIIQNIVVQKPSQRLTDQEKVTDKLASGQHWNLLTEADKADISLAEADQIDPRLQALQAFFQVDDESSDS, encoded by the coding sequence ATGAAATGGTCAATCCAAGAGTTGCGACAAATCGCCTCTGATCCATTATTGATTTCCGAAAAGATAGATGTCAAAGCAGACTTACTTGAACGTGATTCAGAAATTTTAGATATATCGCCAGTTCAAGTTGATGGCTTCTTAGTTTATGAAAACCATACTGTTTTAGTGCAACTAGACTTAGCATGCAATGTCACGTTCACGTCAACTCGGTCCTTATCACCAGTGATTGTTGATAATTGGCAGTTGCGTATCAGAGAACGCTTAATTGAAGCCGGCTATCAAACTGATATGATTGATAGTGATGATACGATTCAGTTACCTCTTGTCAATAGTCAAACTGTTGATTTGAATGAAATGATTATTCAAAATATCGTGGTGCAAAAGCCCAGTCAGCGTTTAACTGACCAAGAAAAAGTGACTGATAAGTTGGCGTCTGGCCAACACTGGAACTTGCTCACAGAAGCAGATAAGGCTGATATTAGTCTGGCTGAAGCAGATCAGATTGATCCTAGACTTCAAGCCCTACAAGCTTTTTTTCAGGTTGACGATGAATCGTCTGATTCTTAA
- the rpmF gene encoding 50S ribosomal protein L32, translating into MAVPKRKTSKSRKNKRRTHYKLEVPGMVTCPNCGELRKSHHVCPSCGHYDGKEVVQVDA; encoded by the coding sequence ATGGCAGTACCAAAGCGTAAAACATCAAAATCTAGAAAAAATAAACGTCGCACACATTACAAATTAGAAGTGCCAGGAATGGTAACTTGTCCTAATTGTGGCGAGCTTCGTAAATCACACCATGTATGCCCAAGCTGTGGCCATTACGATGGTAAAGAAGTTGTCCAAGTGGATGCTTAA
- a CDS encoding DUF3397 family protein encodes MQVFSWSELILYFMPIISLVVVNGFLRPYLKFGDRLNLAVIDVLHPILWVAIHILSLRIAYQSWLPYLFIFVAIYALAYLLYAFYAKRDFIPEQFWRRLSSIGIIAGFIFFYALVIWRLIRLIFNTF; translated from the coding sequence ATGCAAGTTTTTTCTTGGTCTGAGCTGATTTTATATTTTATGCCCATTATTAGCCTAGTCGTTGTTAATGGTTTTTTGCGCCCCTATCTTAAATTTGGTGATCGCTTAAATTTAGCAGTGATCGACGTTCTCCATCCTATTCTATGGGTCGCCATCCATATCCTATCGCTGCGGATCGCTTACCAGTCATGGTTACCTTATCTATTTATCTTTGTAGCAATTTATGCCCTAGCCTATTTACTGTACGCTTTTTATGCTAAAAGGGACTTTATCCCGGAGCAATTTTGGCGTCGCCTTTCTTCAATAGGTATTATAGCCGGTTTTATCTTTTTTTATGCCCTGGTAATTTGGCGGCTGATTAGGCTTATTTTTAATACATTTTAA
- the mraZ gene encoding division/cell wall cluster transcriptional repressor MraZ: MLMGEYNHNIDAKGRLIIPAKLREGLGDQFVITRGLDGCIFGYPENAWLQVQEKLKQLPLARKESRAFTRFFYSAAAQVTVDKQGRINIPATLCDHAGLDKACLIIGVADRIEIWSQERWQSFADEVEDNFEDIAENLLDFGL; the protein is encoded by the coding sequence GTGCTAATGGGTGAATATAATCACAATATCGACGCTAAAGGTCGGTTGATTATTCCAGCCAAGCTGCGGGAAGGATTGGGCGACCAGTTTGTAATCACCCGTGGGCTCGATGGCTGTATTTTTGGCTACCCAGAAAATGCTTGGTTACAAGTGCAAGAAAAGCTTAAACAGCTACCATTAGCACGCAAAGAGTCCCGCGCCTTTACCCGGTTCTTTTATTCAGCAGCAGCCCAGGTCACAGTAGATAAGCAGGGTAGAATCAATATCCCGGCCACCTTATGTGACCACGCCGGTCTCGATAAGGCCTGTTTGATTATTGGTGTCGCTGACCGAATTGAAATATGGAGCCAGGAACGTTGGCAATCTTTTGCTGACGAAGTTGAAGATAATTTTGAAGATATTGCAGAAAATTTACTTGATTTTGGCTTGTAG
- the rsmH gene encoding 16S rRNA (cytosine(1402)-N(4))-methyltransferase RsmH, which yields MTQEFNHITVLLDESIDQLHIKPNGVYVDCTLGGGGHTAKILAKLDQGRLYAFDQDQVAIDNAQLRFKDELAEGKLVLIHRNFSQVQAALAEYGVSQVDGLLYDLGVSSPQLDQAERGFSYNKQAPLDMRMDQSQALTAYQVLNEWSYEDLVRIFFRYGEEKFSKQVARKIEKARAIHPISDTLELVDLIKEAIPAPARRKGGHPAKRVFQAIRIAVNDELGVVEQSLDQALKLLKSGGRIAVISFHSLEDRIVKQMFKQASTPPELPKNLPVPAQDLQAEFNLVTRKPIYPSPEELAVNKRAQSAKLRVIEKK from the coding sequence TTGACGCAAGAATTTAACCATATTACGGTTTTGTTAGACGAAAGTATAGACCAACTGCATATCAAGCCTAATGGTGTATATGTCGATTGTACCCTAGGCGGTGGCGGCCATACTGCTAAGATTTTGGCTAAGCTCGATCAAGGACGTCTCTACGCTTTTGATCAAGACCAAGTTGCTATTGATAATGCACAGCTTCGCTTTAAAGATGAGTTAGCTGAAGGCAAGTTGGTCTTAATCCACCGTAATTTTAGCCAAGTGCAAGCAGCTTTAGCTGAGTATGGTGTTAGCCAAGTGGATGGTCTGTTATATGATTTGGGTGTCTCATCGCCCCAGCTTGACCAGGCAGAACGTGGATTTTCTTACAATAAACAAGCACCCTTAGATATGCGCATGGACCAAAGTCAAGCATTAACTGCCTATCAGGTGCTTAATGAGTGGTCTTATGAAGACTTAGTGCGCATATTCTTCCGCTATGGCGAAGAAAAATTTTCTAAACAAGTAGCTCGAAAAATTGAAAAAGCCCGCGCGATTCATCCAATATCAGATACTTTAGAGCTAGTAGACTTAATAAAAGAAGCAATTCCAGCACCGGCTAGACGCAAAGGTGGTCATCCGGCTAAAAGAGTTTTTCAAGCAATCCGTATTGCGGTAAATGATGAACTAGGGGTGGTGGAGCAATCTCTTGATCAAGCCTTAAAGTTACTAAAAAGCGGGGGGCGGATAGCTGTCATTAGCTTCCATTCACTGGAAGATCGTATTGTGAAACAAATGTTTAAGCAAGCGAGCACACCACCAGAATTGCCTAAAAACTTGCCAGTCCCTGCCCAAGATTTACAAGCTGAATTTAATTTGGTGACTAGGAAACCGATTTATCCTAGTCCAGAGGAATTGGCAGTTAATAAGCGTGCCCAAAGTGCCAAATTACGCGTTATTGAGAAAAAATAA
- the ftsL gene encoding cell division protein FtsL codes for MAIFALERDKTFIFHAMPAEKAIPDQTSDQGDSRDATKHDINELDRAYEALPSNILTGKNWLTLAGFFAFSLLCLWGAVGSQANASKLEQDLSQLQGQAQELSVKKGHLSQEVHELSTYDRVMEIAEDYGLTMNEDNIRNVEK; via the coding sequence ATGGCGATTTTTGCCTTGGAGAGGGACAAGACCTTTATCTTCCATGCCATGCCCGCAGAAAAGGCGATTCCTGATCAGACTAGCGACCAGGGAGATAGTCGTGATGCGACCAAGCATGATATTAATGAATTAGATCGAGCCTATGAGGCCTTGCCTAGTAATATTTTGACTGGTAAAAATTGGCTAACTTTAGCAGGCTTTTTTGCCTTTAGCCTACTATGCCTGTGGGGGGCTGTAGGCTCGCAGGCGAACGCTTCTAAGCTGGAGCAAGACCTTAGCCAATTACAAGGGCAAGCTCAAGAGTTGTCCGTTAAAAAAGGACACTTAAGCCAGGAAGTTCACGAACTATCTACTTATGACCGTGTTATGGAAATTGCAGAAGATTATGGTTTAACAATGAATGAAGATAATATAAGGAATGTGGAAAAATGA
- a CDS encoding penicillin-binding transpeptidase domain-containing protein, whose protein sequence is MKEDQAKTRRIAFIRRMLLVVILVAVIFLARFGQIMLAGRAFGVNLRERTQVMYGQENLVVAPRGTIYDVGGNPIALDADAYTMYAVLTPKWTDAEAEPEHVENKEATAQALAKHIDMSAEDILKTLSQEGVDQVQFGNAGQNLSYAQMAAIQAENLQGIKFSETPSRLYPNQVFASHLIGYADFKQAADKIDSRLFGELGLELSRDENLAGENGYQTANKKTGNKTIVKEAQEGQDIYTTLDSRLQTYLETLVNQVDDKYQPKKLTAMLVEPTTGKIVAATQRPTFNPQTREGLEDMWQNLLVEDSYEPGSTFKILTVAAAVEEGIFDPNAYYQSGSIEIDGSVISDYNKVGWGAITQLEGLARSSNVLTVELVQAMGYDTWKNYMYEFGLLQKPNSGFANETAGSMNYEVEFEKASTSFGQGIRLSPWQMVQALTAVANDGQMMALQIIDRYEDQDGQIQVVKPEQKNQPISAETAQKTRQFLTEVVNSEHGSGRSYAIEGVDLAVKTGTAEIFDEDAQQYLAGGNNYLFSMAGMAPADNPQYIMYITLQQPIEGTGVYPNQMIAEIFVPLMERALAYNAVGNELEHQQEVLPDFSGQSVLSAQSRLNELGFLKTRRIGQGDQVIAQSPAGGESLASNQTVILITDYDGLAPDFSGLTRSEAQRLANSLGIEVRLEGEGIVVGQSIAAGNPLAQDQPLVLQLQQA, encoded by the coding sequence ATGAAAGAAGACCAGGCAAAAACAAGGAGAATAGCTTTTATTCGCCGAATGTTACTGGTTGTTATCCTTGTAGCCGTCATTTTTTTAGCACGCTTCGGCCAAATTATGCTTGCCGGGCGTGCTTTTGGCGTTAATTTGAGAGAACGGACACAAGTGATGTATGGCCAGGAAAATTTAGTTGTGGCGCCAAGGGGAACCATTTATGATGTCGGTGGCAATCCGATTGCCTTAGATGCGGATGCTTATACGATGTATGCCGTATTAACTCCTAAATGGACTGATGCCGAGGCAGAACCTGAACATGTTGAGAACAAGGAGGCAACTGCCCAAGCATTGGCTAAGCATATTGATATGAGTGCTGAGGATATTTTAAAAACCCTTAGTCAAGAGGGTGTAGACCAAGTACAATTCGGTAATGCAGGCCAAAACTTATCCTATGCGCAAATGGCTGCTATCCAGGCTGAAAATCTACAAGGTATTAAATTTAGTGAGACACCGAGTCGGCTGTATCCTAATCAGGTTTTTGCCTCGCATTTAATTGGTTATGCTGATTTTAAACAGGCAGCTGATAAGATAGATAGTCGTTTGTTTGGTGAATTAGGCTTAGAGCTCAGCCGAGATGAAAATTTAGCAGGTGAAAATGGCTATCAAACAGCAAATAAGAAAACTGGTAATAAAACGATAGTCAAAGAAGCCCAAGAGGGGCAGGATATTTATACAACCCTAGATTCACGTTTACAAACCTATTTGGAAACTTTAGTTAACCAGGTAGATGATAAGTATCAGCCCAAAAAACTGACTGCTATGTTGGTTGAACCGACTACAGGTAAAATTGTTGCTGCCACCCAAAGACCAACCTTTAACCCACAAACTAGGGAAGGTTTAGAAGATATGTGGCAGAATCTCTTAGTTGAAGATTCCTACGAGCCAGGATCGACATTTAAAATCCTGACAGTTGCGGCAGCCGTTGAAGAGGGCATTTTTGATCCTAATGCTTATTACCAATCCGGTTCGATTGAAATTGATGGTTCAGTTATCAGTGATTATAATAAGGTGGGCTGGGGGGCAATTACCCAACTAGAAGGATTAGCTAGATCTAGTAATGTGCTGACGGTTGAGCTAGTTCAGGCGATGGGTTATGATACTTGGAAAAACTATATGTATGAGTTTGGACTCTTGCAAAAGCCCAACTCAGGTTTTGCTAATGAGACAGCAGGATCAATGAATTATGAAGTAGAGTTTGAAAAAGCTTCAACCTCCTTTGGACAGGGTATCCGCCTATCCCCCTGGCAAATGGTTCAGGCGCTGACAGCTGTTGCTAATGATGGGCAGATGATGGCTTTACAGATTATTGATCGTTATGAGGACCAAGATGGTCAAATTCAAGTAGTTAAACCTGAACAGAAAAATCAACCTATATCTGCCGAAACAGCCCAAAAAACACGTCAATTTTTAACTGAAGTTGTTAATAGCGAACATGGATCTGGTCGATCTTATGCTATTGAAGGAGTTGACTTAGCAGTCAAAACGGGGACGGCAGAAATTTTTGATGAGGATGCCCAGCAATATCTAGCTGGTGGTAACAACTACCTCTTCTCTATGGCTGGAATGGCTCCTGCTGATAATCCACAATATATTATGTACATTACCCTACAGCAACCTATTGAAGGCACAGGGGTTTATCCTAACCAAATGATTGCAGAAATTTTTGTGCCCCTGATGGAAAGAGCTCTAGCATATAATGCTGTTGGCAATGAATTAGAGCACCAACAAGAGGTCTTGCCTGATTTCAGCGGACAATCTGTCTTATCAGCCCAAAGTCGACTGAATGAATTAGGATTCTTGAAAACTCGGCGAATTGGCCAAGGAGACCAAGTGATTGCCCAGAGTCCAGCTGGAGGGGAAAGCCTAGCTAGTAACCAAACAGTTATCTTAATTACTGATTATGATGGGCTTGCGCCTGATTTTAGTGGGCTAACCCGTAGTGAAGCCCAGCGACTCGCCAATAGTCTAGGGATTGAAGTCCGCTTAGAAGGTGAAGGAATAGTTGTTGGTCAATCGATTGCAGCCGGCAATCCTCTAGCCCAAGATCAGCCACTTGTCCTGCAGTTACAGCAAGCCTAA
- the mraY gene encoding phospho-N-acetylmuramoyl-pentapeptide-transferase, translated as MLINFIVTFIITVILMPIFIRFMRTHQFGQEIRDEGPAWHEVKSGTPTMGGTVFLMVASLVTVVSLLFNQQGGEAQAWLLVFALLFFAAIGFLDDFLIIFRKQNEGLKSGQKFVAQMIGSAVLVLLMTLMAQQVAIPLPMIGLVTNPLLVFVFLLIWITGFSNAFNLTDGLDGLSSGVGIVSFTTYAYLAYQANQADIAAFCMAVVGGLLGFIIFNVKPAKIFMGDVGSLALGAVLAVISVLLGNPWTLLLVGFIYIVETLSVILQVISFKTTGKRLFKMSPIHHHFEMLGWSEWRVVTTFWACQLLASIIAIILF; from the coding sequence ATGCTAATTAATTTCATAGTGACATTTATAATCACAGTAATCTTAATGCCCATATTTATAAGATTCATGCGCACCCACCAATTTGGTCAAGAAATTCGTGACGAAGGGCCAGCCTGGCATGAAGTTAAATCGGGAACACCGACTATGGGTGGCACGGTCTTTCTGATGGTAGCCAGCCTAGTAACAGTTGTGTCCTTGCTATTTAATCAGCAAGGTGGAGAGGCCCAAGCCTGGCTCTTAGTTTTCGCTCTTTTATTTTTTGCTGCTATCGGCTTTTTAGACGATTTTTTGATTATCTTTCGGAAGCAAAATGAAGGATTAAAATCGGGACAAAAATTTGTTGCTCAAATGATTGGATCAGCTGTCCTTGTCCTATTAATGACGCTGATGGCCCAGCAGGTGGCTATTCCACTCCCTATGATAGGCTTAGTGACTAACCCACTTTTGGTTTTTGTTTTTCTATTGATTTGGATTACCGGTTTCTCCAATGCTTTTAATTTAACAGATGGTTTAGACGGTCTCTCCTCTGGGGTCGGGATCGTTTCTTTTACCACCTATGCCTACCTAGCTTACCAAGCTAATCAAGCGGACATTGCTGCTTTCTGTATGGCTGTAGTTGGTGGGTTACTAGGTTTTATTATATTTAATGTGAAGCCAGCTAAAATTTTTATGGGCGATGTGGGTTCCCTGGCTCTAGGGGCGGTACTAGCGGTTATCTCAGTTTTATTAGGTAATCCCTGGACCCTATTATTAGTAGGATTTATCTATATCGTTGAAACACTTAGTGTGATTTTACAGGTTATTTCCTTTAAAACTACTGGTAAGCGTCTGTTTAAGATGAGTCCAATTCATCACCATTTTGAGATGTTAGGTTGGTCTGAATGGCGGGTAGTAACCACCTTTTGGGCCTGTCAATTACTGGCTAGTATTATTGCTATCATCCTCTTTTAA